Proteins encoded in a region of the Labeo rohita strain BAU-BD-2019 unplaced genomic scaffold, IGBB_LRoh.1.0 scaffold_1026, whole genome shotgun sequence genome:
- the zgc:65894 gene encoding tubulin beta-4B chain — protein MREIVHLQAGQCGNQIGAKFWEVISDEHGIDPTGTYHGDSDLQLDRISVYYNEASGGKYVPRAILVDLEPGTMDSVRSGPFGQIFRPDNFVFGQSGAGNNWAKGHYTEGAELVDSVLDVVRKEAESCDCLQGFQLTHSLGGGTGSGMGTLLISKIREEYPDRIMNTFSVVPSPKVSDTVVEPYNATLSVHQLVENTDETYCIDNEALYDICFRTLKLTTPTYGDLNHLVSATMSGVTTCLRFPGQLNADLRKLAVNMVPFPRLHFFMPGFAPLTSRGSQQYRVLSVPELTQQMFDAKNMMAACDPRHGRYLTVAAVFRGRMSMKEVDEQMLNVQNKNSSYFVEWIPNNVKTAVCDIPPRGLKMAATFIGNSTAIQELFKRISEQFTAMFRRKAFLHWYTGEGMDEMEFTEAESNMNDLVSEYQQYQDATAEEGEFEEEGEEEAA, from the exons TTCTGGGAGGTCATCAGTGATGAACATGGTATTGACCCCACCGGCACCTACCATGGTGACAGTGATCTGCAGCTGGACCGCATCAGTGTTTACTACAACGAAGCCTCTG GAGGAAAGTATGTCCCTCGTGCCATCCTTGTGGATCTAGAGCCAGGAACCATGGACTCTGTCCGCTCTGGTCCTTTTGGGCAGATATTCAGACCTGACAACTTTGTTTTTG GTCAGAGTGGAGCTGGTAATAACTGGGCGAAGGGTCACTACACAGAGGGTGCAGAACTGGTGGACTCAGTGCTGGACGTGGTCCGCAAGGAAGCCGAAAGCTGCGACTGTCTGCAGGGCTTCCAGCTCACGCATTCACTGGGAGGAGGAACCGGTTCAGGCATGGGAACACTGCTGATTAGCAAGATCCGCGAGGAGTATCCCGACCGCATCATGAACACCTTCAGTGTGGTGCCGTCTCCCAAAGTGTCGGACACGGTGGTGGAGCCTTACAACGCCACGTTGTCCGTTCATCAGCTGGTGGAGAACACGGACGAGACGTACTGCATTGATAACGAGGCCCTGTACGACATCTGCTTCCGCACTCTCAAACTCACCACGCCCACGTATGGCGACCTCAACCACCTCGTCTCGGCCACCATGAGTGGCGTCACCACCTGCCTGAGGTTTCCCGGACAGCTGAACGCTGATCTTCGCAAACTGGCGGTCAACATGGTGCCCTTCCCCCGTCTGCACTTCTTCATGCCTGGCTTCGCTCCTCTCACCAGCAGGGGGAGCCAGCAGTACCGCGTGCTCTCCGTCCCAGAGCTCACCCAACAGATGTTCGACGCTAAGAACATGATGGCCGCATGCGATCCGCGCCACGGCCGCTACCTGACCGTGGCCGCCGTTTTCCGTGGCCGCATGTCAATGAAGGAGGTGGACGAGCAGATGCTGAACGTCCAAAACAAGAACAGCAGCTACTTCGTGGAGTGGATCCCCAACAATGTTAAGACCGCCGTCTGCGACATTCCACCTCGTGGTCTCAAAATGGCTGCGACATTCATCGGCAACAGCACCGCCATCCAGGAGCTGTTCAAGCGCATTTCGGAGCAGTTCACTGCCATGTTCCGCCGCAAGGCCTTCCTGCACTGGTACACCGGTGAGGGCATGGACGAGATGGAGTTCACCGAGGCCGAGAGCAACATGAACGACCTGGTGTCCGAGTACCAGCAGTACCAAGACGCCACCGCAGAGGAGGGAGAATTCGAGGAGGAAGGCGAAGAGGAGGCTGCCTGA